A DNA window from Desulfonatronovibrio magnus contains the following coding sequences:
- a CDS encoding four helix bundle protein gives MGVQSAKDLIVYQKAYKLAMHIFDISKKFPDEERYALTSQIRRSSRSVCLNLREAWLPARRGVNVLCICNREYQNKTKKRVGTGSLSSQSSNHKP, from the coding sequence TTTAATTGTTTATCAAAAGGCATACAAGCTGGCTATGCATATATTTGATATCAGCAAAAAATTTCCAGATGAAGAAAGATATGCTCTGACAAGCCAGATCAGACGTTCATCACGTTCAGTGTGTTTGAATTTGCGTGAGGCATGGCTTCCTGCTCGTAGAGGTGTAAATGTACTATGTATATGCAATAGAGAGTATCAAAACAAAACGAAGAAGAGAGTGGGGACAGGTTCTTTAAGTTCTCAATCCAGCAACCACAAGCCTTAA